A region from the marine bacterium B5-7 genome encodes:
- the lpxA gene encoding acyl-[acyl-carrier-protein]--UDP-N-acetylglucosam ine O-acyltransferase — MIKEKEASVIDKRAEIHASAKIAAGVTIGPWSVIGADVEIGEGTVIESHVVIKGPTTIGKHNHIYQFSSIGEDPQDLKFRGEKSRLEIGDHNLIREFVTLNRGTEVGGNVTKIGSHNLLMAYVHIAHDCIVGDHIIFANNASLSGHVIVEDYVNLGGFSAVHQFCRIGTYAFVARSMVTKDVLPYVKVAGPDSGLYGINRIGLERHGFDEDSIAAIQKAYKIIFRNKLTVEEALAELKPLAEKYDAVQALVDGLNKSTRGILR; from the coding sequence GTGATCAAGGAAAAAGAGGCAAGCGTGATAGATAAGCGAGCAGAAATACATGCATCTGCAAAGATTGCAGCAGGGGTAACGATTGGACCTTGGTCTGTGATTGGTGCCGATGTGGAAATTGGTGAAGGCACTGTCATTGAATCACACGTTGTGATCAAAGGGCCAACGACCATTGGTAAGCATAATCATATTTACCAATTTTCTTCGATTGGAGAAGATCCGCAAGATTTAAAATTCCGAGGTGAAAAAAGTCGTTTAGAGATTGGCGATCATAATTTGATTCGTGAATTTGTGACGCTTAATCGCGGCACGGAAGTTGGGGGTAATGTAACGAAAATCGGTAGCCACAATTTATTGATGGCCTATGTGCACATTGCGCATGACTGCATCGTTGGCGATCACATTATTTTTGCGAATAATGCGTCTTTATCGGGCCATGTGATTGTCGAAGATTATGTGAATCTTGGTGGGTTTTCTGCGGTGCATCAATTTTGTCGCATTGGTACGTACGCTTTTGTAGCGCGCTCGATGGTGACTAAAGATGTGTTGCCTTACGTTAAAGTGGCTGGTCCTGATTCGGGTTTGTATGGGATTAATCGCATTGGTTTAGAGCGTCATGGTTTTGATGAGGACAGCATCGCTGCCATTCAAAAAGCCTACAAAATTATCTTCCGCAACAAACTCACGGTTGAAGAAGCGCTTGCAGAACTCAAACCCTTAGCTGAGAAATACGATGCTGTTCAAGCATTGGTGGATGGTTTAAATAAAAGTACACGTGGTATTTTACGGTAG
- the lpxD gene encoding UDP-3-O-acylglucosamine N-acyltransferase produces MSQLSLQKLADELDVSVEHGDTLIDSIAPLHTAQAGQLSFYTNPKHHSALLNTKASAVLIKAEHVADSPVPAIVVPDPLLAFSILGKHFDRTPSYAPGVHATAVIGEDCQLADSVYIGPHVVLGQGVQLGEHVCIEAGCVIGDRVQLGEQSRLRPRVTLYHDVCIGARVMIHAGAVIGSDGFGNVRTAEGWQKVPQIGAVTINDDVEIGANTTIDRGALTDTQIGQGVKVDNLVQVAHNVVIGDRTAIAAGTGIAGSTQIGKDCLIGGNAGVNGHISVCDGVVITGMTMVTKTITKPGMYSSGTGLLENKQWRRNAARFRQLDKWIKQLQQLLQSTINSEGK; encoded by the coding sequence ATGAGTCAGTTAAGCTTACAAAAACTCGCGGACGAACTGGATGTTTCTGTCGAGCATGGCGATACCCTTATTGACAGTATTGCGCCGTTACATACGGCGCAAGCGGGTCAATTAAGTTTTTATACCAATCCCAAGCACCATTCAGCTTTACTCAATACTAAAGCCAGCGCTGTTTTAATTAAAGCAGAGCATGTTGCTGATTCTCCTGTGCCGGCAATCGTTGTGCCCGATCCCTTGCTTGCTTTTTCTATCTTAGGTAAACATTTTGATCGTACGCCAAGTTATGCGCCGGGAGTGCATGCGACAGCTGTGATTGGTGAAGACTGCCAGCTTGCTGATAGTGTTTATATTGGTCCTCATGTTGTATTGGGCCAGGGTGTTCAGCTTGGAGAGCATGTATGTATCGAGGCAGGCTGTGTGATTGGCGATCGTGTACAACTGGGTGAGCAGTCGCGCTTACGCCCACGCGTGACACTGTATCATGATGTTTGCATCGGGGCTCGGGTGATGATTCATGCGGGTGCTGTGATTGGTAGCGACGGTTTTGGGAATGTCCGTACCGCGGAAGGTTGGCAGAAGGTCCCACAAATTGGCGCGGTAACGATTAATGATGATGTTGAGATTGGCGCGAATACGACGATTGATCGCGGTGCATTGACGGATACGCAGATTGGTCAAGGCGTGAAAGTGGATAACTTGGTACAGGTCGCGCATAATGTTGTCATCGGCGATCGTACGGCGATTGCAGCAGGCACGGGTATTGCGGGTAGTACGCAGATTGGTAAAGATTGTCTGATTGGTGGTAATGCTGGGGTAAATGGCCATATCAGTGTGTGTGATGGCGTGGTGATTACCGGTATGACTATGGTCACAAAAACAATTACGAAACCGGGGATGTATTCTTCGGGTACGGGCCTATTAGAGAATAAGCAATGGCGTCGTAATGCAGCACGCTTCAGACAGCTGGATAAATGGATCAAGCAACTGCAACAATTGTTGCAATCGACAATAAATAGTGAGGGGAAATAA
- a CDS encoding membrane protein, with translation MKQYLITALFAATTMASTAFAADHAMKIGVLDVNQLLRQSPQVQVITQKLKSQFKSRQDSFKHAGDKLQSEMKSFQKNSAVMSASQREKAQEQIAKDRRDIARMQQDLRDDMSLAQNQAMQTFLAKVNKAVTAFANKGHYDLILQREGVPFVSKEADVTAAVSEALK, from the coding sequence ATGAAACAATATCTTATAACAGCGTTATTCGCTGCAACAACGATGGCATCTACAGCGTTTGCTGCGGATCATGCGATGAAAATTGGTGTACTGGACGTGAATCAATTATTGCGTCAATCGCCACAAGTGCAGGTGATTACACAAAAATTGAAATCTCAATTTAAATCACGTCAAGATTCATTTAAACATGCGGGTGATAAATTACAGTCAGAAATGAAAAGTTTCCAAAAGAACAGTGCTGTGATGAGTGCATCACAACGTGAGAAAGCGCAAGAGCAAATTGCGAAAGACCGTCGTGATATCGCACGTATGCAACAAGATTTGCGTGATGATATGTCGCTTGCACAAAATCAAGCGATGCAAACTTTTCTCGCGAAAGTAAATAAAGCCGTTACAGCATTCGCAAACAAAGGTCATTATGATTTGATTCTTCAGCGCGAGGGGGTTCCTTTTGTGTCGAAAGAGGCGGATGTGACTGCTGCGGTGTCTGAAGCCTTAAAATGA
- the fabZ gene encoding 3-hydroxyacyl-[acyl-carrier-protein] dehydratase FabZ produces MSVVMDIHDILEHLPQRPPFLMIDRVIEFIPNESLVAIKNVTMNEPFFAGHFPGRPVMPGVMILEALAQAGGILAQKSSKAGNRGENYIYLFAGVDKARFKRVVEPGDQMRLEIKVLSVRRDFWKVQGIARVGDDIACSAELMSIGKDMAS; encoded by the coding sequence ATGTCAGTCGTGATGGATATTCATGATATTTTGGAACACTTGCCACAACGGCCGCCATTTTTAATGATCGATCGTGTGATTGAGTTCATTCCGAATGAGTCATTGGTTGCTATTAAGAATGTAACGATGAACGAACCTTTTTTTGCAGGACATTTTCCTGGACGTCCTGTGATGCCGGGCGTGATGATTTTGGAGGCCTTGGCGCAAGCGGGCGGTATACTTGCACAGAAGAGTTCAAAAGCAGGTAATCGCGGTGAAAACTACATTTATTTATTTGCTGGTGTCGATAAGGCACGTTTTAAGCGTGTTGTTGAGCCGGGCGATCAAATGCGTTTAGAAATTAAAGTGCTAAGCGTGCGTCGTGATTTCTGGAAAGTACAAGGTATTGCGCGTGTTGGTGATGACATCGCGTGTTCAGCAGAATTAATGAGTATTGGTAAGGATATGGCGTCGTGA
- the bamA gene encoding outer membrane protein assembly factor BamA: MTMKRFLSTLLVCSGLAGQALAFQPFVVRHIQFSGLKHIARGTALNALPIKVGDSLADNDTTQLIESLYHTGFFDRIALKKKGQTLLVQVLERPTIAGVSIVGNDLLPTKQLQDALKSQGLQTGDMLNPALLDNVKQSLIEQYYGVGKYNARVDMSTSPATHGRVMVNVVISEGLTAKIAGIHLIGNHTFDAKTLAKQFVLTTPNIAAFFTQRDQYSRDKLQASVEKLRSFYLDQGYIEFEVRSTQVSLTPDRKHVYVTVSIREGQQYRLSSVGFKGQKVLPTKVLRKLCDMHIGDIFSRKQVMAARKALSEKLGEKGYAYPKIKVLPKLNKKNHTVDLSFDIHPGRLIYVRRVSFSGNTQTQDIVMRRTMRQMEGGLVNSKAIKSSVRQLNLLGYFKDVQVKMQRVPHTPDQVDVHFKVKEVPSSQATFGVGYSSLDGFLIQAGLAQPNFMGTGKELNVNFANSFATRSYSVTYNNPYYTVNGVSRGFGMHYQTSDPGRVNISNYTMDNLSGSMFYGFPLTENNRFSLSFGAKHQHLKTSSNTSTQVQDFINANHTTFQQFSIGGGWSYNGYDQMPFTTKGLRQSLSASLTGPLDKESLSYYRLNYVAHYFHPLYKKSWIASFMLNAGYGDGFAGTKGLPFFEDYYAGGIGSVRGYEGNTLGPRDSNGDSLGGNVALTGSAELFFPNPIKDGSLRTGVFVDTGNVFQTVSAYGMKATGVDLSDLRYTAGLGVEWRSPFGIIQVSLAEPLNEQTGDHTEFFQFQIGTSF; this comes from the coding sequence ATGACAATGAAACGTTTTCTTAGCACATTACTAGTGTGTTCTGGTTTAGCTGGTCAAGCCTTGGCGTTCCAGCCATTTGTTGTCCGCCATATTCAATTTTCAGGTTTAAAACACATTGCGCGAGGCACAGCGTTAAATGCATTACCCATTAAGGTGGGCGATAGCTTAGCTGACAATGATACAACACAACTTATCGAAAGCTTATACCATACTGGATTTTTTGACCGCATTGCGCTTAAGAAGAAAGGCCAAACATTGTTGGTGCAAGTGCTGGAGCGGCCTACCATTGCAGGTGTAAGTATTGTCGGTAATGATTTGCTACCCACAAAACAGTTACAGGATGCGTTAAAGTCACAAGGCTTACAAACGGGGGATATGTTAAATCCTGCGTTGCTAGATAACGTCAAGCAAAGTTTAATTGAACAATACTACGGTGTTGGTAAGTATAATGCGCGTGTTGACATGAGCACGTCTCCGGCGACGCATGGTCGTGTAATGGTAAATGTTGTTATTTCTGAAGGCTTAACGGCGAAGATTGCTGGGATTCATTTGATTGGCAATCACACCTTCGATGCAAAAACCTTAGCAAAACAATTTGTTTTAACCACGCCAAACATTGCGGCATTTTTCACACAGCGTGATCAGTATTCTCGCGATAAATTACAAGCGAGTGTTGAAAAGCTTCGCTCATTTTATTTAGATCAAGGTTACATCGAGTTTGAAGTGCGATCGACGCAGGTTTCATTAACGCCTGATAGAAAACACGTTTATGTGACTGTTAGCATTCGAGAAGGGCAGCAATATCGCTTGAGTAGTGTTGGCTTTAAGGGGCAAAAAGTTTTGCCAACGAAAGTGTTGCGTAAGTTATGTGACATGCATATAGGCGATATTTTCTCACGTAAACAGGTCATGGCTGCACGGAAAGCACTTAGCGAAAAGTTGGGTGAAAAAGGCTACGCTTATCCAAAAATAAAAGTGCTCCCTAAGCTCAACAAGAAAAACCATACTGTTGATTTATCTTTTGATATTCATCCGGGACGATTAATTTATGTGCGCCGTGTCTCGTTCTCTGGTAACACACAAACACAAGATATCGTCATGCGTCGCACGATGCGTCAAATGGAAGGCGGGCTTGTGAATAGCAAAGCGATTAAATCATCGGTGCGTCAGTTGAATTTGCTGGGTTATTTCAAAGATGTGCAAGTAAAAATGCAACGCGTACCGCATACGCCGGATCAAGTTGATGTGCATTTTAAAGTGAAAGAGGTACCTTCTTCGCAAGCGACATTTGGTGTGGGTTACTCATCATTAGATGGATTCTTGATTCAAGCGGGTTTAGCTCAGCCTAACTTTATGGGGACAGGGAAAGAACTTAACGTTAACTTTGCCAATAGCTTCGCAACACGTTCGTATAGTGTGACTTACAATAATCCTTATTATACCGTCAATGGTGTGAGTCGTGGCTTTGGCATGCATTATCAGACCAGTGATCCGGGTCGTGTGAATATTTCTAATTACACCATGGATAATTTAAGTGGGTCGATGTTTTATGGTTTCCCACTGACTGAAAATAATCGCTTTTCGCTAAGTTTTGGTGCGAAGCATCAACATCTTAAAACATCAAGTAATACCTCGACGCAGGTACAAGATTTTATTAATGCAAACCATACGACTTTCCAGCAGTTTTCGATTGGTGGCGGCTGGTCTTACAATGGCTATGATCAAATGCCATTTACGACCAAAGGGTTGCGTCAATCATTGAGCGCGAGCCTGACGGGTCCCTTAGATAAAGAATCTTTAAGTTATTATCGTTTGAATTATGTTGCCCATTATTTTCATCCCCTTTACAAAAAATCATGGATTGCTTCATTCATGCTGAACGCGGGATATGGTGATGGCTTTGCGGGGACAAAGGGCTTACCTTTCTTCGAAGATTATTATGCCGGTGGCATAGGTTCTGTGCGCGGTTATGAAGGGAATACCTTGGGACCTAGAGATTCCAATGGTGATTCCTTGGGGGGTAACGTGGCCTTAACGGGTTCTGCGGAATTGTTCTTCCCTAATCCCATTAAAGATGGTTCATTGCGTACAGGTGTGTTTGTTGATACGGGTAACGTGTTCCAAACCGTTAGTGCGTATGGTATGAAAGCGACAGGTGTTGATCTGAGTGATTTGCGTTATACCGCAGGTCTGGGTGTTGAGTGGCGTAGCCCGTTTGGTATTATCCAAGTGAGCCTGGCTGAACCCTTAAATGAGCAAACCGGCGATCATACTGAATTCTTCCAATTCCAAATTGGTACTAGTTTTTAA